CCATTGATACCACTAAAGATATGGGTATCATAGTGTTGTAAAGTAGGAAGAAGGAAAAGAAGGCAATAGCAGATAACAAAGTGTAGTTTGATTCTGATATGATGATGTAGATGTGCTTACTGAAGGACTTATACAACCACCAGGAAGACAAAACAGCCGACAAAGCACAAGCTATGATTTATACACCCAATATTCCCAATATCAACTTGTTCATCACTCCCTCTATAGTACTCTGTTTTATCCTTGACGGTTCCGCATTTCTCATTATTTTTGTGTCCTCTCCTGTATAGACTATCACGCCTACTATGAATTTTGTATTCCTTAGAAATGCTCCTCTCAATAGTAGCTGTTTGCCATTCAAAACTCTTGATACTTATAGACTCTATACTTCTTAGACCCATTTTGGAAATGAATCGAACCTTCAAAATCACCTAAGGCTGGCGTCGGAGGATTGCCCTGAGCTTTGAGTTGCTGATTACCAGTCATACTcatctaaatttttgaatcGACCTCCTTATACTGAAATAAGGTTTGAGTTTCTTTGATTGCAGACTTTGGTTTCAGGTTCTTCTCACCATCTAATGATGAAGTTTCGATGTAACAAACCCCACTCTCAAAATAACTGGTCAATACTATTATATCAGCAGGGAACATTTCATTTTCAGACACAAACAACAAATCCCCTACTCTCACATCAGCCCAAGTTGTTTTTACTTACTTATTATTCACAATCTTGGTGCATTCCATCGCATTTACCTCATTATCAGATTTGTGTCTGCTTATATCCTCCATAGCTTTTTAATAACATTGAAATTTACCTTCTCTTATCATGGATAATCCTAAAACAAATACGAGTGGAGCTATTGCTGAAATCGGATTTAAAGGTGATATAATAGGGAAACTTTGGATTATGgcaataaaaagaaaatagataTTCGCATATCTCCGAAATTAACCCAACAGAGATAGGGGTAAGAATGTTACTATATTATACTTTGAAGTCTTAATGAAATTAGTTGGGAAAACTTCGCTTTCTACCTTTCCAGTTGCATTTATTGGAAATATTCTTTCCTTATTGTACTTCTATCTATCCgatttaaacattttaacttaataatttaaaaaactatgaatatagattataactattaattaaaatcattcaCTATGGATTCTTCTCCTGCCTCTCGGTTTTATctcatctatttatttttgcaaTTCAGCATTCTACTCTTGGAGTAAAGTCAACTCTTAATCTAAATGCACTTttgcaaaattaattaattattaaatatcaggTCTGTGATCTGGAATTATCGACaccatttttttaatttactatttcaaCGATACTGAATAATATGATAAGTTATCAAACTTTTACAACACCAAAGCACTTATATGACTTAACTCTTTCTCTAACATTAATTCCATCAACAAAATGCCCAATTAGTAAATATCAGACAATTTGCTCTTTATCTTCTCAGGTGCTTAATGAACtgtattatttgaatatccataatcacttaatttgtatttcatttatttactCAGCAATACATTGCCACCATGTATATGCAAATGGGGCTAAGGGAAATTCTAGAGAGCCTCACATACATCCACTATTATCTATCTGATTTCAGATTCATAAACTCTTTGCatcaatctttattttaaagaatactCACAATGCTCCATTATAATATACAAGAATCCTTGATGCTGAtaacaacaattaaattgCACCTACCCATCCAATGTCAAAGTCTGAATGTTATCCTCCAACGGCACTTTTTTAGCTGCATAATACAACCCATCAACTTTTGATAACACTTTATAAACCACTCCTTTTGAGCCTCTTCCTATCTGATGAATCACCTCAAAATCTCCTGTGAATTTCGATAAGTCAGGTCTAaattttcttgatttcaaaaatttattattgtctCCTATTATTTGCTATTGACATCCTGAAAAGTCATGGAACACTTCAGAATTGAATCTTTAGAGTGGCAGATTTCGAGCTGCTTGAAATGGGGATTGCTAATCATCATCACATAATAAACTTTAAGATTTACTAGATAATCATGTCACAAccaaatacaataattaaagatctGGAGCCATTTCATATTACAATAATGGGCTTCGTTCAACATCCATTAGCACTttctatatataattttcttcAAATGGATGCACTTTTGGCGgaaaatacattaaattaataattgtattaaattattgatttatatctGTCCATTCACACATATTTCCAATTATATATCTGAATCTTCTCATTTTCATCTCACCTATTAATccaatattgatatttaatcatcataaattatatatattatgttcctaagaaatttataatttaaatttgaaataattctCATTCTATGAAAAAAAGAACTCATCCtcaaatttacaaatataatcaaaaaatatagaaaacaatcataatttatcaattttagaattcattagttttatattctatttgtctcataattttaaaaaccttatttagaattaatttatttgactaattaataatgggtttttttactttatcaatttaagcGCAATTAGTATTAAAGAATGATGTTCCTTTTGCTTTGGACTTCTTATAAGCGGATTTATagagttatttaataatcaatatgaaaataattctcAACTTGATACACTCGTTCCATTATCATCTTCATTATTAACAAAGtatttaaacatattttcatctttttttGCAAGAATGAGAGGAGTATCTTCCTTTTCAGACCGATCTAAAAAGGTTTCTAGCTAGTTAAGagagtttaataattttttatcaaatttggaCATGctaattgtatttttcttcatttattcaGGCTGGTTAATTATAGCCATTACGTCCCTCTTTGTTAAATCGTTATCTTCTAGATAATGCTTAGATTAGATACCTTGGTTTTATTCCAGAATCTTGCTTTTctaatcttaatattaatttttgaaatttagaaaggcttttttagtaattgtaatttaaaatgagtaTTATCTagttttacaattttttttcatattataaaagtttaattaatgCAATGCCTTTCAAGTAGAATTTCGTTAagtattctttatttataattaatgatggATGTCTATgcatattcataattaacaaaaataacatattaaattttattataattgttatttgtatttatgCTTTGTTTGCATTGATTTCGTAGTgaaatggattaaaataaaagtacttttttaaaacaaatgatatatttatgaCGATTTTAAAtgtagaataaaatattcatatattctctgatttaactattaattagCCCAATACcttttattactttaaaatttatgtttggttaataattttttatctttatgaatcaaaatattcaattaatattaagcaTTCTAAGgtaatataatattctttttgaaaCTATGGAATATCAGACTAATAAAGTAACAACCATATAATTTTGCCATAGCTTGtgttattttacttttaattaagtaatttgaaAAGTTCAAatggatttaaaaaaaacttGGTAgacataattttaaatcatggCCTATCTTAAAAacgattaaaaaatattgtgGAACCAGAAATAGGAGTAGAATAAGGCATCTAATtgtgaaatattattaaaatcaattttaattagttaactggtagatattaataaaatatactgGAAATGACTAActcataattatatatttatattatatatttgatattattatactCTTTATGTCTTacaaattatgaataacaaCTAAAATGTAATCATGTATACATCTCCTAAATCAAACTCTTATGaacttaaaaattttagttGTATTTTGAGAATGAATCACTGaatttttgagaatttttaatttaatggttatttttaattacttaaaatgaagtcttatataaatttaaaaattgatctCACGTGCTATTATATACTAATATTACTGGATATTATGccattctattatttaagtaataatgTGATTTCCATTTTCAATAGAAAGTAGAATAATTAAGCacttatttaagattttgaaaattgatCCTCAATTGGTATGATTATAGAATGATTTATTTGTGAGTAgaaatgttaaaatataagatataaatcaattaattctagTTGTTCTAGAAAGTTCAAATAGATATTTGTTGTTACTTCTTTGTTTAGGCATCGATCTTTGATGTATTCGATTAAAGGGTTTGGTTTATTGTATGAATGATTTTTGTTTGGCCATTTCATTGAGTTGAAACGTAACATCATTAGGATCCATATAGTCAAAATTCTGTACCAAATCCAATGTTGTTAATTTCAAAGTATTTAGAAAGGGATccttatttagaaaattatcaaCTTTAGGGagataattgtattttattttttcttattttctattttatttctagAGACTGTAATTTTTTGTATGTATTTCGAAGGGTTATTCATGCATCTCAGTTGTTTATTGCTCTACTATTCTCATTAGCTTTCTtgttttcatcatttatcaaaattaaattataaatatattccttgacaaaaataaattaaaacaaggTTTCATCGATAGATTAATTACAGCATTCTATAAAgcaagaaatattttattatagtgATAACTGATAAATATCCgtaattatattgaaaatgtagttcattttgataataatttttatatctatataaaatatcaatctgATTTTTCTTTGAGTTTCAAATCAGCATGGATTTTTTGTTCATGTTTTTCTTTCTTCTCTACAATTCTGTGTTTGATATACACAACTATAGCACTTATAAACTAGACACCAGCTGTTGCAATTAGCAAATAGCCAAAAGAAAAATTCTTACTACCAAATGAAGACAGCGTAGTAACGATAATAAACTTCTCTCCCCCAAATATCTGGGTTGGATAAtctaaaacttaattaaaaatatttactattttaaattacaatactGTAGGTTCCCTTTGCTAAATCATTATCATATCTAGCATAGAGCTTTCTAACCAGCGGTAAGGATTGAATATTAAAccaatttatgattttttctATATAGAATATCAAGTATGACATACCATCATCTAGATCCAAccattatctaaattaagaattctaaGATCTAGAATACttataatctaaatcaaCAGAAAACGCAATCCCTGTTGAATTAAGAGCTAAAGATGTGGCAGTTTCAGTGTTAGCATCGAAGAGTAGGAAAGAATCTagtttaatctattttatataccattaaaaatatatttagctGCTATACCACAAGGACTGACTTTCTTATTCAAGTCTACCATAAAACCAGCATAACTTTTATTGAACCCAACAGGTCTCTAGAGAGATTCGAAAGATTAAGTGTCAGGACAATATACA
This window of the Paramecium tetraurelia macronuclear, complete genome genome carries:
- a CDS encoding Protein kinase, which codes for MYFPPKVHPFEENYIQKVLMDVERSPLLQYEMAPDLQLFKSQSLLCDDDQQSPFQAARNLPLQRFNSEVFHDFSGCQQQIIGDNNKFLKSRKFRPDLSKFTGDFEVIHQIGRGSKGVVYKVLSKVDGLYYAAKKVPLEDNIQTLTLDGQVQFNCCYQHQGFLYIIMEHCEYSLKQRLMQRVYESEIRQIIVDVCEALQNFPQPHLHIHGGNVLLSKQMKYKLSDYGYSNNTVHQAPEKIKSKLSDIYQLGILLMELMLEKELSHISALVLQKFDNLSYYSVSLKQQIKKMVSIIPDHRPDIQQLINFAKVHLDQELTLLQEQNAELQKQIDEIKPRGRRRIHSE